The Anaerolineales bacterium genome includes the window AATACCGTCCCAGACAACTGCGCACGCGCCTGATTGGGCCGTTGGGCACTGACGCCGAACATGACTTCGCCAATTCGAACCTGCAAGCCTTCCAGGTTCAAATCACTGCCGGAAAGCGTGATCTCATCTCCAACCTCGAACTTGGTCGGTCGCACGGATTCCAGGCTTGGCCCCATCGACGGCAGAATAGGAATTCGAACGCCCGCCATTCCGATTTCGTCCGGCGGAGCTTGCGTATGATCGACACCCACGACCAGGCTGTAACTGGGCGGTTCGGCAGGAGCAATCATGATGGGCCGAACCTGAAAAGCCATCGAAAAGCGATACTTTTCATCCGAACCTTGCATCAACTTGGACAACAAATCCGCTGGTGCCGCATCGAAAGTGATTTTGAGTGACTCCGGGTTCTCTTCCAAAGCGGCATATATATCGGCGTGCAGGACAGGGTCGGGTGACGGCAGGATGTTCAATTCCTGTAAACCCTGCAATCCTTTACTTAAATTTTCGTGCGCCATGGCTGTGTCGCTATCGCCGGTCTCATCGAAAGCCGTCAGCAGGTACTTCAAGGTCAACCACAACGGTGGATTACGGTCTTGCTCCAGAGGCAAGTTCTTCATAGTGGGGTCGAAGTCGGCTTCGTAGAGGAATAAATTGAGTCTCGACTTAACCGTTCCTGTTGTAGCGTTTTTCGGTTCGGGACGGCCTATGGTGACATCCATTCCAGCACGATCCTGCAAACGAACCTGCAGCCACTCACTTACCTTTCCGATTGCTGCAGCTGTATTGGCTAATGTCATCGGCACAGTTCCTTCAGCGAATCCGCAGGTAATGACGGCTCAACCGCATGGGCGGTTCTGGCGCAGTCGATGGAGCGGGTTGTGATTTCGGTTGAGGATTTGATTGCACGGCGGCTTCACTCACAGATCCATCCAAAGTCATGACGATCGATCCGATCGAAAGATGCAGCGACTGCTGCTGCTCGACCACGGATGGCTGTTGGACAGGTCGGGTCGAAAGGGTATCGATGATAGTTTGCGCGGGAAGAACCTTACCACCACGCTCGACGGATTCCGCCTCTACGACGCTCTGCCGTGGATTCTCATCCCCGAC containing:
- a CDS encoding Pvc16 family protein — its product is MTLANTAAAIGKVSEWLQVRLQDRAGMDVTIGRPEPKNATTGTVKSRLNLFLYEADFDPTMKNLPLEQDRNPPLWLTLKYLLTAFDETGDSDTAMAHENLSKGLQGLQELNILPSPDPVLHADIYAALEENPESLKITFDAAPADLLSKLMQGSDEKYRFSMAFQVRPIMIAPAEPPSYSLVVGVDHTQAPPDEIGMAGVRIPILPSMGPSLESVRPTKFEVGDEITLSGSDLNLEGLQVRIGEVMFGVSAQRPNQARAQLSGTVFAGDRIGAGEHPVGVVQVLISGRMRSSNILKGSLRPTVTSANASGVAISSVPPNVVGDIDLSGFLLGRARDDIFLALYDAEEGRVAYVFEGPLTYTPDQTGLTLSIADAEAVAPGRYSLILRVNGQQAVNSPEVDLSV